In Toxotes jaculatrix isolate fToxJac2 chromosome 20, fToxJac2.pri, whole genome shotgun sequence, the following proteins share a genomic window:
- the sh3glb1a gene encoding endophilin-B1a: protein MDFNVKRFAADAGTFLTRAVQFTEEKLGQAEKTELDAHLENLLVRAENTKQWTERIMKQTEVLLQPNPNVRLEEFVYEKLEKKAPTRMNNHELLGQSMIDSGSEFGPGTAYGNALIKCGETEKQIGGAEREFIQSSAINFLTPFRNFLEGDFKTILKERKLLQVKRLDLDAAKTRLKKARMADARAAAEQELRMTQSEFDRQAEITRLLLEGVSSTHAHHLRCLNDFVEAQTTYYAQCYQYMVDLQKQLGSFPSSFSNNNQSSVSGGASISVPTIPVTASLPSVSAGHGGSVASGGFSELRSSNGSRKARVLYDYDAASSSELSLLADEVITVSSVPGMDSDWLMGERGNQKGKVPITYLELLN, encoded by the exons ATGGACTTTAACGTTAAGCGGTTTGCCGCAGACGCCGGCACTTTCCTGACCCGCGCGGTTCAG TTCACAGAGGAGAAGCTCGGCCAGGCTGAGAAGACGGAGCTGGACGCCCACCTGGAGAACCTCTTGGTCAGAGCTGAGAACACCAAGCAATGGACAGAGCGGATAATGAAGCAGACCGAAGTCTTACTGCAGCCCAACCCGA ATGTCCGACTCGAAGAATTTGTGTATGAGAAACTGGAGAAAAAAGCCCCGACACGAATGAACAACCATGAGCTGCTGGGCCAGTCCATGATCGACTCAGGAAGTGAATTTGGTCCTGGAACCGCCTATG GAAATGCTCTGATAAAATGTGGTGAGACGGAGAAACAGATTGGCGGAGCAGAGCGGGAGTTCATCCAAAGCTCTGCCATCAACTTCCTGACACCTTTCAGAAACTTTCTTGAGGGCGATTTCAAAACCATCCTG aaagaaagaaagctgctGCAGGTCAAACGCCTGGATCTGGACGCAGCCAAAACCAGGCTAAAGAAAGCCAGGATGGCTGATGCAAGAGCTGCG GCAGAGCAGGAGCTGAGGATGACCCAGAGCGAGTTCGACCGGCAGGCAGAGATCACCCGGCTGCTGCTAGAAGGCGTCAGCAGCACCCAC gcaCATCACCTGCGCTGCCTGAATGACTTTGTGGAGGCTCAGACTACGTACTACGCACAGTGTTACCAGTACATGGTGGATCTGCAGAAGCAGCTGGGCAG CTTCCCCTCGTCATTCTCCAACAACAACCAGTCGTCAGTGTCGGGCGGGGCCAGCATCTCGGTGCCCACCATCCCGGTGACGGCCTCTCTGCCCAGTGTGTCTGCGGGCCACGGCGGCTCTGTGGCTTCGGGCGGATTCAGTGAGCTGCGTAGCTCCAACGGCAGCCGCAAAGCCCGAGTCCTGTACGACTACGACGCTGCTAGCAGCAGCGAGCTTTCCCTGCTGGCTGATGAG GTGATCACAGTGAGCAGCGTCCCAGGCATGGATTCAGACTGGCTGATGGGCGAGCGAGGCAACCAGAAGGGCAAAGTGCCGATCACCTACCTGGAGCTGCTTAACTGA
- the nrros gene encoding transforming growth factor beta activator LRRC33, translating to MPVHGLTPILLCFLPVWIILTPICSHPPLSRCQLIQQRTAQCNNAKLSSVPSGLPHNIEELQLNYNHIQTLQDDSLFRYPSLRSLSLACNSLEKLDSNTFQDSKLLESLNLANNNLYIGYLQTSHALKKLPGLRALDLSENHLEDEMVATLLQNLTSLEYLNLSGNLLRRLDETSFRDLHQLRELDLQRNIMFEIDGAFDNNPKLQRLNLAFNCLPCLTDFHMTQLVVLNTSHNLIEWFISRQDLNDTFQLETLDLSDNKLLFFPFLPSHSNLRNLYLSHNHLRFYQHLTNNDTFPNSTTTVEFYNLKKYQDNVTAQLWDDDFHGDVSSMEILDLTGNVVDYFPQGFIRKMQTLSRLRIGTNCLETLNLSSEQFSGSLYELDVSDNRLNQIVADEGALGTLGNLTYFNLSLNDLEFLPSRLFSSLPSLRSVDLSYNNIDICHSDEAEISTDTISACVVWKNVVSLEQLYLKGCNLKTIPLPAFAGLLLTHLELSDNPGLTVQQSIQSLSRTLQHLGLGNTHIQDFDFSSFTRLKFLNISWNSLAHLPPSLLSLDLKMLDLRNNELSTIPSGQANTLATKLHTVFLTGNPFNCCQTEWFRTFETTKTINVVGLSDIECKYPSPQRVQHLDSSVCWEEGGESVFWFLLLFVPICLFFVGVSIIVLLSFKPKMLQKSIKKKCLRPTSY from the exons ATGCCAGTCCACGGCCTCACTCCCATCCTGCTTTGCTTTTTGCCCGTGTGGATAATCCTCACACCGATCTGCAGTCATCCGCCGCTCAGCCGCTGTCAGCTG ATACAACAGAGAACAGCTCAGTGCAACAATGCCAAGCTGTCGTCTGTGCCCTCAGGACTACCACACAACATCGAGGAGCTTCAGCTCAACTACAATCACATTCAAACACTACAGGACGACTCCCTCTTCCGTTACCCTTCACTGCGCAGCCTGAGCTTAGCTTGTAACAGTTTGGAGAAATTAGATTCAAACACTTTTCAAGACTCAAAGTTGTTAGAAAGCCTCAATTTAGCAAATAACAATCTTTATATTGGCTACCTACAAACCAGCCACGCATTAAAGAAGCTACCGGGTCTCAGAGCTCTCGATCTGTCTGAGAATCACCTTGAGGATGAAATGGTTGCCACTCTTTTACAAAATCTGACATCCTTAGAGTACCTCAACCTTTCCGGAAACCTCCTGCGGAGACTCGACGAGACCTCGTTCAGGGACCTTCACCAGCTCCGAGAGCTCGACCTGCAGAGGAACATCATGTTTGAGATCGACGGCGCCTTCGACAACAATCCCAAGCTCCAGCGGCTCAACTTGGCCTTCAACTGCCTGCCGTGCCTAACTGACTTCCACATGACCCAGCTGGTGGTCCTCAACACCAGCCACAACTTAATCGAGTGGTTCATCTCCAGACAAGACCTCAATGACACTTTCCAGCTGGAGACACTTGATCTATCAGATAACAAACTGCTCTTCTTTCCCTTCTTGCCCAGCCATAGTAACTTAAGAAACCTCTACCTGTCCCACAACCACCTACGGTTTTACCAACACTTGACAAACAATGACACGTTCCCGAACTCAACTACAACTGTTGAGTTCTACAACCTGAAGAAGTACCAGGACAACGTGACTGCTCAGTTGTGGGATGACGATTTTCACGGTGACGTCTCCTCTATGGAGATTTTGGATCTAACAGGAAATGTGGTTGATTATTTTCCTCAAGGATTCATCCGGAAAATGCAGACCCTGTCCAGACTTCGAATTGGCACAAACTGTCTGGAGACCTTAAATCTAAGTTCTGAACAGTTCTCTGGCAGCTTGTACGAGTTGGATGTCAGCGACAACAGGCTGAACCAGATCGTAGCAGATGAAGGTGCGCTGGGGACTCTGGGAAATCTGACGTACTTTAACCTGAGCCTGAATGATCTTGAGTTCTTACCCTCGAGATTGTTTTCCTCACTGCCAAGCCTCAGGTCGGTGGATCTCAGCTATAACAACATTGACATCTGTCATTCTGATGAAGCTGAGATCAGCACAGACACTATCTCAGCTTGTGTGGTTTGGAAAAATGTTGTGTCCCTTGAGCAGCTTTACCTTAAAGGATGCAACCTGAAAACAATTCCATTGCCTGCGTTTGCAGGGTTGTTGCTAACACACCTCGAACTGTCAGATAACCCAGGACTCACTGTCCAACAATCAATACAAAGTCTCAGCAGAACTTTACAACATCTAGGTTTAGGAAACACTCACATACAAGACTTTGACTTTTCCAGCTTCACACGTCTGAAGTTTTTAAACATTTCGTGGAACTCTCTCGCCCATCTTCCCCCTTCGCTCCTGAGCCTGGACCTGAAAATGCTCGACTTGAGGAACAACGAACTGTCCACTATCCCCTCAGGTCAGGCTAACACATTAGCTACAAAACTCCACACCGTTTTCCTCACAGGAAATCCATTCAACTGCTGCCAAACAGAATGGTTCAGGACGTttgaaacaacaaagacaatCAATGTGGTCGGACTCTCGGACATCGAATGTAAATATCCCAGCCCCCAAAGAGTGCAGCACTTAGACTCCTCTGTGTGCTGGGAAGAAGGTGGAGAATCTGTATTCTGGTTCCTTCTGCTTTTTGTAcccatctgtcttttctttgtgggCGTTTCAATTATTGTTCTTCTCAGCTTCAAGCCCAAAATGCtacaaaaatcaatcaaaaagaAGTGTTTAAGGCCGACATCCTACTAA